A region of Thiofilum sp. DNA encodes the following proteins:
- the lpxL gene encoding LpxL/LpxP family Kdo(2)-lipid IV(A) lauroyl/palmitoleoyl acyltransferase, whose product MVKREQGQKISGKQFLHPRYWLTWLGLGVLWLIVKLPWSFQMALGKALGWLMYVLLAKRRQICQVNIQLAFPELSALQQQQLVKAHFISLGQGLLETALSWWGNSERLQQQTVIEGLEHLQQAQQQGGVVLLSAHFTSLELGGRLLAQFIPLYVVYRPHQNPVIEWRVARLRAKRYGKAIARDDIREMLRSLQQGNVVWYAQDQNFGHKNSVFAPFFNIQAATNTATSRISRLGKASVVPFFTVRTASGYKLQFYPALENFPSADVLNDTIQINQVIESQVRWYPAQYLWTHRRFKDRPEGGNRYE is encoded by the coding sequence ATGGTAAAGAGAGAGCAGGGACAAAAAATATCAGGTAAACAATTTTTGCACCCGCGTTATTGGCTAACTTGGTTGGGGCTAGGTGTGTTATGGCTGATAGTAAAGCTACCGTGGTCATTCCAAATGGCACTCGGTAAAGCATTAGGGTGGCTGATGTATGTTTTATTAGCCAAACGACGCCAGATTTGTCAGGTCAATATTCAGTTAGCTTTTCCAGAACTCAGCGCTCTACAACAGCAGCAGTTAGTGAAAGCGCATTTTATCTCACTAGGTCAGGGGCTATTAGAAACGGCTCTCAGTTGGTGGGGAAATAGTGAGCGCTTACAGCAACAGACTGTAATTGAGGGGCTAGAGCACCTGCAACAAGCTCAGCAACAAGGGGGCGTGGTATTACTGAGTGCGCATTTTACCAGTTTAGAATTAGGGGGGCGCTTATTAGCACAGTTTATCCCTCTGTATGTGGTTTATCGCCCGCATCAAAATCCAGTGATTGAGTGGCGCGTGGCTAGATTACGCGCTAAACGCTATGGTAAAGCGATAGCGCGGGATGATATTCGTGAGATGTTGCGCAGTTTGCAACAGGGTAATGTGGTGTGGTATGCCCAAGATCAGAACTTTGGTCATAAAAATAGTGTATTTGCGCCATTTTTTAATATACAAGCAGCCACTAATACTGCTACAAGTCGGATTAGTCGCTTGGGCAAAGCCAGTGTAGTACCCTTCTTTACGGTACGTACTGCGAGCGGATATAAGTTGCAGTTTTATCCTGCATTGGAAAATTTTCCCAGCGCTGACGTTTTGAATGATACCATTCAAATCAATCAGGTGATCGAGAGCCAAGTGCGTTGGTATCCTGCACAATATCTTTGGACGCATCGGCGCTTTAAGGATCGACCTGAGGGTGGGAACCGTTATGAGTGA